From the genome of Thermoflexus sp.:
ACGAGGTTCCAGTCCGGCCCCGATAGGACCCCGGAGGATCCGCCTTCCCATTGGCGGAGATCGGGGAAGATGTTCGCGGGGGAACCGGGCGGGGGCAGAACGTCGGGTCCCCATCAGGAGGAATACAACGGTCCATCACGGAAAGGATCAGTCCCAAAAATCCCAGGATGAGCGCCACCATGAGTCCTCCCCACCGATGGTTTGTTGAGCATAACCCGTGAAAGCGTTCGGAAACTCACACGAAGATACATCGGATAAAACAAATGAAAATGAATAAAGATCGTCCGAATCTTCGTGTCTCTGTGCGAATCTCCTGAAGTCGCCGCGTCTTCGAACGCTTTCCCAAACCCATGATAAGCCCGATAGCCAACCCGGAGCGTGAGGAAGAGGTTTAACGGATTCTGACCCCAAGGTTGACCTTTCTCTAATTATAACGTAACGGGAATTCCAAAAGTTCCTGGACGCCTGCCCTATGGGAAATGGATGACTGCCCAACCTATGCGCCATCCATTCCTGCGGGTTTTTCCCGAGAGGCCTGCAGGAGAAAAGAGACGTGGGAGGCCGGGCAGGCCGTCGAAGGCGGCTGTCCAGCCCCATATCACGGAGCGGTTTCCCCAGCCGCCTTTCTGGGCGAGCCGGAAAATCGACCTTTCGAGGCGCCATCGCCTCAGGCGTCCGCCTTCCCGTCGCCGCTGAAGCGGCTCCTGCCACGCTTCCGGTTTATAATGGCGTGAACTCAGGGTGATCCCTCGAAGAGTCGAGCCAGCTCATCCCGGGGGAAAGGCTGGAGGGGTTCGCGTCGGCCGGCGCGTTCGATCCAGGCCCCTTCCTCCACAGGCTGGAGCTCCCCGATGATCGCGGCCGGGCGCCCGGCCGCGATCAGCGCGTCCCGGATCGCCGGCGCATCTTCGGGTGGAGCGACGATGAGGAGCGAACCGGAAGCCAGCAGGCCCCATGGATCCAGTCCATAGTGCTGGCACAGGGTCCGGGTCTCCGGATAGATCGGCACGGCCTCGTGGTCCACCCGGATCCCGAGGCCGGCGGCCTGGGCCAGTTCCCAGAGCCCGGTGGCCAATCCTCCCTCCGTCGGATCATGCATCGCGTGCACCCGACCCGCCCTCAGGGCGATCTGCGCATCCTCCAGCACGCTGATCCCGGGATTGTAAAGGAAATCGGCGCAGCGCTCGAGGAACGCTTCCCCGAAGATCGGCAACAGCTCCGCGCGCTTCTCCCGGGCGATCACGGAGGTGCCCTCAATGGCGATCGGTTTGCTCAGGATCACCGGATCCCCAGCCCGGGCGCCCCGCGGGGTGATCAGGCGATCCGGAGGCACTTCCCCCAGCATAAATCCGGCGATGATCGGCCGGTCCAGACCATAAGTGACCTCGCTGTGGCCACCGATCAATGTGACCCCGATCGCCTCACAGGCGGAGCGAAGCTGCTGGAAGATCCGCTCGACCAGCTCCACATCGGTGCGTCCTTCCGGCAGGAGGAGGATGGCCACCATCCAGCGGGGGAGGGCGCCGGTGGTCGCGATATCGTTGGCGTTGATCTGAACGGCATACCACCCGATCGCATCGGTGGCGAATGTGATAGGATCCGCCTTGACCACCAGACAGCGATCCCCCATATCGACTACCGCCGCGTCCAAACCGATCCCTGGCCCAAGCCATACCCGGGGATCCGGGATCGGGAAATCCAGCAGGCGCCGCATAAGCTCCAGGGGAAGCTTTCCTACTGGGAAGATCTCGGACATCGTTGTCTATCCTCCTCTCCCGCTTTTTGCCCACGGCCCCGCTGCCTTCAGGCTCCAAAGGCCTCGTAGCGCCGGATCCCCAGCCGCCAGAGCAGAACAACCAGGCTGACTGCGAAGGTCAACCAGAGTCCCTGGGCCATGAAGCCCTGAGCAATACGGTCCGGCGGGAGCCGCCCCAGCAGCATCTCCAGCGGAAATGACAGCATGAGAGGGAAGGGAGTCCAGCGCAGCAGTTGCTGGATCCCTTGTGGCATCAGGGCCAGGGGAATCACATACCCGGACCCCAGTGCCTTGATGAAGAACCAAACTTCATGAAAGGCCACCGCCTGCGAGGTCCAGAAAGCGGTGAGGCCGATCGCATATTGAAAGAAGAATTCCAGCAACAGGGCCAGGAATGTGGCGGCAGCGACCCGAAGCAGGTTGATGGGCGTGAGATCGAGCTGAGAGCCTGGATACAGATAGAGGGCTAAAGCGATGGGGGGGCCAACCAGCAGGGCCTGGATCGGGCGGGAGGCCAGCGTCCGGGCCAGGTCGTAATGCAGGGGATGAAGGGGCCGCAGCAGCCGGGCGCTCAACCCTCCCGTCCGGATATCCCGGTTCAGATCCCAGACGATCCATACCCCAGTCATCCGGCGCAGGAAGATGGCGGACAGGTAGTATCCCACGAAGGTCCCCGCGTCGAAGGAGCCGATCGGCCCTTCCCGGGCCATGGAGAGCCAGACGGCGAGCATCACCAGCGGCACGGCCCCGGAGAGGATCCAGATGAGGATCTGCACCCGATATTCCAGGGTCCGGGCCCAGTAAATCCGCAGCAGCGTGGGATAAGCGCGCAGGGTCGCGCGGATCGCGGCGACACTTTCCGAAATCCGGGTCGGATGCTGCGGGATCGCCATGGTGCGGATCGCTCCAATCCGAGCCGGGTGAAGTCGAACGATCAACGGGATGGGGCCGCTGCTCTTCCGTGCTGGGAGGGATGAGGATAGAGGGGCTGGGCCCCTGGGTCCGGATCAACCCTCCGCATACCCTTTGGGCTCTTCCTCTTCTCCTGGCTCCGGCCAGCGGGCCGCCCGCCTGGGTTCCCGTTCCACCGCCTCGGCGAAAACCCTCCGGATGACTTCCTCCACGGGAGGCTCCTCGATGGCCAGGTCGGTTACCGGCAACGCCGTGAGCAGCGCCGCGGCGATCTCCGCGGTTCGAGCCCGGGGGACCCGGAGTTCAGCCCGGTGGGAGTTCAGGCTCAGCACCTCGCCAAAAGGGGAGAGGGCGCTTAGGGGAAGAGGCCGCGCCATAGTCACCCGCACGATGCGATAGGGCGTCACCCGCTCCGCCAGCGCTTCCAGATCTCCATCATAGAGCAGATGGCCTCGATGAATCACCAGCACCCGCCGGCACAGGGCGGCCACATCGGCCATATAATGGCTGGTGAGCAGAACCGTGGCTCCGGTCCGGCGGTTATACTCCCGGATGAAATCCCGAATCCGGGCCTGCATGGTCACATCGAGGCCGATGGTGGGCTCGTCCAGGAACAGCACCCGCGGTCGATGAAGAAGGGCGGCGGCCAGCTCGCATTTCATGCGCTCTCCCAGGCTGAGCTTGCGCACCTGTTTGGTGAGCAATCCCTCCAGATCCAGCAGCTCGGCCAGCTCATCCAGCGTGCGTCGGAACTCCGCCTCCGGGATCCCGTAGACCGCCTGGTTGAGCAGAAAAGTCTCGATGGCCGGCAGGTCCCACAGCAGCTGTTGCTTCTGGCCCATCACCAGCGTGATCTGACGCAGGAAGGCCCGCTCCCGGCGCTGGGGGATGAACCCCAGCACCCGGACCTCGCCGGCGGTGGGGTGGAGGAGGCCTGCCAGGATCTTCAAGGTGGTGGTTTTGCCTGCCCCGTTCGGGCCGAGAAAGCCTACGATCTCCCCCGGTTCGATGGTGAACGAGACATCCTCCACCGCGCGGATCACCCGATAGCGGCGGCGGAAGAACGCCGTCAGGGATCCCAGCAACCCTGGCGCCTTATGGTGCGCCTTGTAGTATTTGTGGAGCCGATAGACTTCGACCGCCAGCATCCCAGGTTGCTCGGAAGAAGATCCGGATGGCGAGTTGGCCTGACCGAGGGGAGTTCTGGTTGTGATCCTCCGCTGTCGCGGCGATAAGGTCATGATGACGGGTTATCCAGATCCCTGCTGGGGATCATCGGAGGGGGAGGAAACCGGCGGATGGGGCTGGGCGCGTTCCTCGGCTCCCATGAAGGCCAGCAGCAGTAGCATCCCCACCA
Proteins encoded in this window:
- a CDS encoding ABC transporter permease gives rise to the protein MAIPQHPTRISESVAAIRATLRAYPTLLRIYWARTLEYRVQILIWILSGAVPLVMLAVWLSMAREGPIGSFDAGTFVGYYLSAIFLRRMTGVWIVWDLNRDIRTGGLSARLLRPLHPLHYDLARTLASRPIQALLVGPPIALALYLYPGSQLDLTPINLLRVAAATFLALLLEFFFQYAIGLTAFWTSQAVAFHEVWFFIKALGSGYVIPLALMPQGIQQLLRWTPFPLMLSFPLEMLLGRLPPDRIAQGFMAQGLWLTFAVSLVVLLWRLGIRRYEAFGA
- a CDS encoding ATP-binding cassette domain-containing protein; this translates as MLAVEVYRLHKYYKAHHKAPGLLGSLTAFFRRRYRVIRAVEDVSFTIEPGEIVGFLGPNGAGKTTTLKILAGLLHPTAGEVRVLGFIPQRRERAFLRQITLVMGQKQQLLWDLPAIETFLLNQAVYGIPEAEFRRTLDELAELLDLEGLLTKQVRKLSLGERMKCELAAALLHRPRVLFLDEPTIGLDVTMQARIRDFIREYNRRTGATVLLTSHYMADVAALCRRVLVIHRGHLLYDGDLEALAERVTPYRIVRVTMARPLPLSALSPFGEVLSLNSHRAELRVPRARTAEIAAALLTALPVTDLAIEEPPVEEVIRRVFAEAVEREPRRAARWPEPGEEEEPKGYAEG
- a CDS encoding AIR synthase family protein, which produces MSEIFPVGKLPLELMRRLLDFPIPDPRVWLGPGIGLDAAVVDMGDRCLVVKADPITFATDAIGWYAVQINANDIATTGALPRWMVAILLLPEGRTDVELVERIFQQLRSACEAIGVTLIGGHSEVTYGLDRPIIAGFMLGEVPPDRLITPRGARAGDPVILSKPIAIEGTSVIAREKRAELLPIFGEAFLERCADFLYNPGISVLEDAQIALRAGRVHAMHDPTEGGLATGLWELAQAAGLGIRVDHEAVPIYPETRTLCQHYGLDPWGLLASGSLLIVAPPEDAPAIRDALIAAGRPAAIIGELQPVEEGAWIERAGRREPLQPFPRDELARLFEGSP